Proteins co-encoded in one Xanthomonas campestris pv. badrii genomic window:
- the guaB gene encoding IMP dehydrogenase, translated as MLRIQAEALTYDDVSLVPAHSIVLPKDVSLETRLTRDLRLKLPILSAAMDTVTEHRLAVAMAQLGGIGIIHKNLTPAQQAAEVAKVKKFESGVITEPFTVSPDTTIGEVIALTRARNISGVPVVDGSELVGIVTSRDMRFEKKLDDPVRHIMTKKDRLITVREGASDEEVLELLHRNRIEKILVVNDSFELRGLITVKDIQKKTDNPNAAKDASTRLLVGAAVGVGGDTEQRVELLAAAGVDVVIVDTAHGHSQGVIDRVAWVKKTYPHLQVIGGNIVTGDAALALMDAGADAVKVGVGPGSICTTRVVAGVGVPQITAVDMVAEALQDRIPLIADGGIRYSGDIGKALVAGASTVMVGGLLAGTEEAPGEVELFQGRSYKSYRGMGSLGAMEKGSKDRYFQDASDADKLVPEGIEGRVPYRGPVGGIIHQLIGGLRATMGYVGCATIEDMRTKPKFVKITGAGQRESHVHDVQITKEPPNYRAG; from the coding sequence ATGCTACGCATCCAGGCTGAAGCTCTTACCTACGACGACGTCTCGCTCGTCCCCGCCCATTCGATCGTCCTGCCCAAGGATGTCAGCCTGGAAACCCGGCTGACCCGCGACCTGCGTCTGAAACTTCCGATCCTGTCGGCAGCGATGGACACGGTGACAGAACACCGCCTGGCCGTTGCCATGGCCCAGCTGGGCGGCATCGGCATCATCCACAAGAACCTGACCCCTGCGCAGCAGGCGGCCGAAGTGGCCAAGGTCAAGAAGTTCGAGTCTGGCGTGATCACCGAGCCGTTCACGGTGAGCCCGGATACCACCATCGGCGAGGTGATCGCGCTGACGCGCGCGCGCAACATCTCCGGCGTGCCGGTGGTGGACGGCAGCGAACTGGTCGGTATCGTGACCAGCCGCGACATGCGCTTCGAGAAGAAGCTCGACGATCCGGTCCGCCACATCATGACCAAGAAGGATCGCCTGATCACTGTGCGCGAAGGCGCCAGCGATGAGGAAGTGCTCGAGCTGCTGCACCGCAACCGCATCGAAAAGATCCTGGTGGTCAACGACAGCTTCGAGCTGCGCGGCCTGATCACGGTCAAGGACATCCAGAAGAAGACCGACAACCCCAACGCCGCCAAGGACGCGTCCACGCGTCTGTTGGTTGGTGCAGCGGTCGGTGTCGGCGGCGATACCGAACAGCGTGTCGAGCTGCTGGCTGCGGCCGGCGTGGACGTGGTCATCGTCGATACCGCGCACGGCCATTCGCAGGGCGTGATCGACCGCGTGGCCTGGGTCAAGAAGACCTATCCGCACCTGCAGGTGATCGGCGGCAACATCGTCACCGGCGATGCAGCGCTGGCACTGATGGATGCCGGCGCCGATGCGGTCAAGGTCGGCGTGGGCCCGGGTTCGATCTGCACCACGCGCGTGGTGGCAGGCGTGGGCGTGCCGCAGATCACCGCGGTGGACATGGTGGCCGAAGCGCTGCAGGACCGCATTCCGTTGATCGCCGACGGTGGTATCCGCTACTCGGGCGACATCGGCAAGGCGCTGGTGGCCGGCGCTTCAACAGTGATGGTCGGGGGCCTGCTGGCCGGTACCGAAGAAGCGCCCGGCGAAGTCGAACTGTTCCAGGGCCGCAGCTACAAGAGCTACCGCGGCATGGGCAGCCTGGGTGCGATGGAGAAGGGGTCCAAGGACCGCTATTTCCAGGACGCCTCCGATGCCGACAAGCTGGTTCCCGAAGGTATCGAAGGGCGCGTGCCGTATCGCGGCCCGGTCGGCGGCATCATCCACCAGCTCATCGGTGGCCTGCGCGCGACCATGGGCTATGTGGGCTGCGCGACGATCGAAGACATGCGCACCAAGCCGAAGTTCGTCAAGATCACTGGCGCCGGCCAGCGCGAGAGCCACGTCCACGACGTGCAGATCACCAAAGAGCCGCCGAACTACCGCGCTGGATGA
- the folD gene encoding bifunctional methylenetetrahydrofolate dehydrogenase/methenyltetrahydrofolate cyclohydrolase FolD, whose protein sequence is MTASAPVASAPARLLDGRRIAEELLDGLKLRVDARIAAGKSRPGLAVVLVGGDPASSVYVRNKRRAAEKVGIEAFDYDLPQGTSEAELAALIDELNADPKIHGILIQLPLPGIPDANRLIQRIDPRKDVDGFHPQNVGHLALREFGLRPCTPRGIVTLLGHTDQPVRGRNATIVGVSNHVGRPMGLELLIAGCTVTSCHKFTPADVLEASVRNADILVVAVGRPGLIPGEWVKPGAVVIDVGINRLEDGRLVGDVGFDAAVQRAAWITPVPGGVGPMTVATLMQNTIEAADAAGIGDSGLGIR, encoded by the coding sequence ATGACCGCTTCCGCGCCAGTTGCCTCCGCTCCGGCCCGCCTTCTCGATGGACGGCGTATCGCCGAGGAGTTGCTCGACGGATTGAAGTTGCGGGTGGATGCGCGGATCGCGGCAGGCAAGAGCCGGCCCGGGTTGGCGGTGGTGCTGGTGGGGGGCGACCCGGCCTCGTCGGTGTATGTGCGCAACAAGCGCCGCGCGGCCGAAAAGGTCGGTATCGAAGCCTTCGATTACGACCTGCCGCAGGGCACCAGCGAAGCGGAGCTGGCGGCATTGATCGACGAGCTCAACGCCGATCCCAAGATCCACGGCATCCTGATCCAGCTACCGCTGCCGGGTATCCCCGATGCCAACCGGCTGATCCAGCGCATCGACCCCCGCAAGGATGTGGATGGCTTCCATCCGCAAAACGTGGGCCATCTGGCGCTGCGCGAATTCGGCCTGCGCCCGTGTACGCCGCGCGGCATCGTGACCCTGCTGGGCCACACCGACCAGCCGGTGCGCGGGCGCAATGCCACCATCGTCGGTGTGAGCAACCATGTGGGTCGGCCAATGGGCCTGGAACTGCTGATCGCCGGTTGCACGGTGACCAGCTGTCACAAGTTCACGCCGGCCGATGTGCTGGAGGCGAGCGTGCGCAATGCCGACATCCTGGTGGTGGCGGTGGGCCGGCCGGGCCTGATTCCGGGTGAATGGGTCAAGCCGGGCGCGGTGGTGATCGATGTCGGCATCAACCGGCTCGAGGACGGTCGCCTGGTTGGCGATGTCGGCTTCGATGCCGCCGTGCAGCGCGCTGCCTGGATCACGCCGGTGCCGGGCGGGGTGGGTCCGATGACCGTGGCCACGCTGATGCAGAACACCATCGAGGCCGCTGATGCGGCCGGGATTGGGGATTCGGGATTGGGGATTCGTTAA
- a CDS encoding DUF1244 domain-containing protein, whose protein sequence is MTDTTSITTSNSDATTTAIEAAAFRRLLQHLNQDRTDVQNIDLMILAGFCRNCLGDWYREAAQAQGQPMSKDQAREAVYGMPFAQWKQQHQKDATPEQLEAFAAAQQKHG, encoded by the coding sequence ATGACCGACACCACTTCCATCACGACGTCCAACAGCGATGCGACCACCACCGCCATCGAAGCGGCCGCATTCCGCCGACTGCTGCAGCATCTCAATCAGGACCGCACCGATGTGCAGAACATCGACCTGATGATCCTCGCCGGCTTCTGCCGCAACTGCCTGGGCGACTGGTACCGCGAAGCGGCGCAGGCGCAGGGGCAGCCGATGAGCAAGGACCAGGCGCGCGAAGCGGTCTATGGCATGCCGTTCGCACAATGGAAGCAGCAGCATCAGAAGGACGCCACTCCCGAACAACTCGAAGCCTTCGCTGCGGCCCAGCAAAAACACGGCTGA
- a CDS encoding monovalent cation:proton antiporter-2 (CPA2) family protein: MSQTAHSSDLINVVALLGAAVIAIPLFRRLGLGSVLGYLAAGLAIGPFGLGLFDDPQAILHVAELGVVMFLFVIGLEMRPSHLWSLRKDIFGLGTLQICVCALVLTGIGVIGLGFAPAVAFVAASGFVLTSTAVVMQLLAERGDVALPPGQKIVAILLFEDLLIVPLLAIVAWMGASGDPQVASQRWHDIGIGLACIVGLLVAGRWLLNPLFRILAASKAREVMTAAALLVVLGAALLMQVGGLSMAMGAFLAGVLLSESTFRHQIEADIEPFRGILLGLFFLGVGMSLDLRVVVADWRLIVTGVLALMLGKAVCIYVVARLMRSDHRQALDRGVLMAQGGEFAFVLFAAAAASGVIDAQVNASLTAIVVLSMALTPLFVLLQRRLTPPAEVSLDGVEAASRQTGSVLIIGFGRFGQVASQSLLARDVDVTIIDNDIEMIRSAEQFGFKIYYGDGTRLDVLHASGAHSALAIAVCIDKREAANRIVELATREFPHARLLVRSFDREHSLRLIAAGVDYQIRETFESAVLFGRAALVELGVDEDEADTIAREIRRRDAERLDLEIAAGSVRAGTGLMYGNIVPTVPKPTPFTPPRRESRSLNRDALPQASEETAAETGSD; the protein is encoded by the coding sequence ATGAGCCAGACTGCGCACTCCAGTGACCTGATCAACGTGGTGGCCCTGCTAGGCGCTGCGGTGATCGCCATCCCGCTGTTCCGACGGCTGGGTCTGGGCTCGGTGCTCGGCTACCTGGCGGCGGGCCTTGCGATCGGCCCCTTCGGGCTGGGCCTGTTCGACGACCCGCAGGCGATCCTGCACGTAGCCGAGCTGGGCGTGGTGATGTTCCTGTTCGTCATCGGGCTGGAGATGCGGCCCTCGCATCTATGGAGCCTGCGCAAGGACATCTTCGGGCTTGGCACCTTGCAGATCTGCGTCTGTGCGTTGGTGCTGACCGGCATTGGCGTGATCGGGCTCGGGTTCGCGCCTGCAGTGGCCTTCGTGGCCGCCTCCGGGTTCGTGCTGACCTCCACCGCCGTGGTGATGCAGCTGCTTGCCGAGCGCGGCGATGTCGCCTTGCCGCCGGGACAGAAGATCGTGGCGATCCTGTTGTTCGAGGATCTGCTGATCGTCCCGTTGCTGGCGATCGTGGCCTGGATGGGGGCCAGCGGCGACCCGCAGGTGGCGTCGCAGCGCTGGCATGACATCGGCATCGGGTTGGCCTGCATTGTCGGACTGCTGGTGGCCGGCCGCTGGCTGCTCAATCCGCTATTCCGGATCCTGGCCGCGTCCAAGGCGCGCGAGGTGATGACCGCGGCCGCATTGCTGGTGGTGCTGGGCGCGGCATTGCTGATGCAGGTGGGCGGGTTGTCGATGGCGATGGGGGCGTTCCTGGCCGGCGTGTTGTTGTCCGAATCCACATTCCGCCACCAGATCGAGGCGGATATCGAGCCGTTTCGCGGCATTCTGCTGGGGCTGTTCTTCCTTGGCGTGGGCATGAGCCTGGACCTGCGCGTGGTCGTTGCCGATTGGCGGCTGATCGTCACCGGCGTGCTGGCGCTGATGCTCGGCAAGGCCGTGTGCATCTACGTGGTGGCGCGATTGATGCGCAGCGATCACCGCCAGGCGCTGGATCGCGGCGTGTTGATGGCACAGGGCGGCGAGTTCGCCTTTGTGCTGTTCGCCGCGGCCGCCGCCTCCGGCGTGATCGACGCGCAGGTCAATGCCAGCCTCACCGCGATCGTGGTGCTGTCGATGGCGCTGACGCCGCTGTTCGTGCTGCTGCAGCGGCGCCTGACACCACCGGCCGAGGTGTCGCTGGACGGGGTGGAAGCGGCCAGCAGGCAGACCGGCAGCGTGTTGATCATCGGCTTCGGCCGCTTCGGACAGGTGGCCAGCCAATCGCTGCTGGCGCGCGACGTGGATGTGACCATCATCGACAACGACATCGAGATGATCCGCAGCGCGGAGCAATTCGGCTTCAAGATCTATTACGGCGATGGCACCCGGCTGGATGTGTTGCATGCTTCCGGTGCGCATAGCGCGCTGGCGATTGCGGTCTGCATCGACAAGCGCGAGGCAGCCAACCGCATCGTCGAGCTGGCCACGCGCGAGTTCCCGCATGCGCGCCTGCTGGTGCGTTCGTTCGACCGCGAGCATTCGCTGCGGCTGATCGCCGCCGGCGTGGATTACCAGATTCGCGAGACCTTCGAGTCCGCGGTGCTGTTCGGCCGGGCCGCGCTGGTCGAACTGGGTGTGGATGAGGATGAGGCCGACACGATCGCGCGCGAGATCCGTCGCCGCGACGCCGAGCGCCTGGACCTGGAGATCGCGGCCGGGAGTGTGCGTGCCGGGACGGGGCTGATGTACGGCAATATCGTGCCGACGGTGCCCAAACCCACGCCGTTCACGCCGCCGCGCCGGGAGAGCCGCTCGCTCAACCGCGATGCGTTGCCGCAGGCCAGTGAAGAGACTGCGGCAGAGACCGGGAGCGACTGA
- the galU gene encoding UTP--glucose-1-phosphate uridylyltransferase GalU, whose amino-acid sequence MSQRIRKAVFPVAGLGTRFLPATKTVPKEMLPIIDKPLIQYAVDEAIQAGCDTLIFVTNRYKHSIADYFDKAYELEQKLERAGKLEQLELVHHALPDGVRAIFVTQAEALGLGHAVLCAKAVVGDEPFAVLLPDDLMWNRGDAALTQMADVAEASGGSVIAVEDVPHDKTASYGIVSTDAFDGRKGRINAIVEKPKPEVAPSNLAVVGRYVLSPTIFELLESTGAGAGGEIQLTDAIAELLKKEQVDAFRFEGRRFDCGAHIGLIEATVHFALEHEKHGGPAKEIIRDALAKADAHG is encoded by the coding sequence ATGAGTCAGCGCATTCGCAAGGCCGTATTCCCCGTCGCAGGTCTTGGGACCCGCTTTCTTCCGGCCACCAAGACGGTGCCGAAGGAAATGCTGCCAATCATCGACAAACCATTGATCCAATACGCTGTCGACGAGGCCATCCAGGCTGGCTGCGATACGCTGATCTTCGTCACCAACCGCTACAAGCACTCCATTGCCGACTACTTCGACAAGGCCTACGAGCTGGAGCAGAAGCTCGAGCGCGCCGGCAAGCTGGAGCAGCTGGAACTGGTCCATCATGCGTTGCCGGACGGCGTGCGCGCCATTTTCGTGACGCAGGCCGAAGCGCTGGGCCTGGGGCACGCCGTGCTGTGTGCCAAGGCCGTGGTCGGTGACGAGCCGTTCGCCGTGCTGCTGCCCGACGACCTGATGTGGAACCGTGGCGACGCCGCGTTGACCCAGATGGCCGATGTGGCCGAAGCATCCGGTGGCAGCGTCATCGCGGTGGAAGATGTGCCACACGACAAGACGGCCAGCTATGGCATCGTCTCCACCGATGCCTTCGACGGCCGCAAGGGTCGCATCAACGCCATCGTCGAAAAGCCCAAGCCGGAAGTGGCGCCCAGCAACCTGGCGGTGGTTGGCCGGTACGTGCTCAGCCCGACGATCTTCGAATTGCTGGAGTCCACCGGCGCAGGCGCAGGTGGCGAAATCCAGCTGACCGACGCCATTGCCGAGCTGCTGAAGAAGGAGCAGGTCGATGCCTTCCGTTTCGAAGGCCGGCGTTTCGACTGCGGCGCACATATCGGCCTGATCGAGGCGACCGTGCACTTCGCGCTCGAGCACGAGAAGCACGGTGGCCCGGCCAAGGAAATCATCCGCGACGCATTGGCCAAGGCCGACGCGCACGGCTGA
- a CDS encoding polysaccharide biosynthesis protein, which translates to MISWRDRLTKALPQAAVVVHDLLMVWVCWQLLHAGRYSMLRDAPELPLWDWRTGVVLVAQGLVFWKMGLYRGLWRFASVPDLWNIFKSSFLGLVAIVLALSYDRLDGVPLSVLMVYPFALSALLGTPRLLYRAWKDYQIAHSGDAAQRVLILGAGRAAEGLVRDLRRTGAFVPVGFLDDANNLHGAKIQGLNVLGNLDQAASIAKETAAKLLVIAIPSLDASGMQRVVAICESTGLPFRMVPKLINVLEGRSLPGELKEVAIEDLLNRKPVTPDWRLIRDWLTNKTVMVTGAGGSIGSEVCRQCARHGARRIVLLEIDELALLTIDSDLRRLFPDIEVVRILGDCGDPAVVAHALNTATPDAVFHAAAYKQVPLLEEQLREAVRNNVLATENVARACQRARIETFVFISTDKAVEPVNVLGASKRYAEMICQSLDARDAPTRFITVRFGNVLDSAGSVVPLFREQIRQGGPVTVTHPDVTRYFMTIPEACQLVIQAAASASHGAIYTLDMGEPVPIRLLAEQMIRLAGKQPGKDVAILYTGLRPGEKLHETLFYSDEDYRPTAHPKILEAGVREFSHEQVLQLVTRLREAVNRYDIKAMETVLGSLMPDFAAARRKVDARSDTVVPFPAREVRRL; encoded by the coding sequence ATGATTTCCTGGCGTGACCGTTTGACCAAGGCATTGCCGCAAGCGGCAGTTGTGGTGCACGACCTGTTGATGGTCTGGGTGTGCTGGCAGTTGCTGCATGCCGGCCGCTACTCCATGTTGCGCGACGCGCCCGAGTTGCCGCTGTGGGATTGGCGCACGGGGGTGGTCCTGGTGGCGCAGGGACTGGTGTTCTGGAAGATGGGGTTGTATCGGGGACTGTGGCGGTTCGCCTCCGTGCCCGACCTGTGGAACATCTTCAAATCGAGTTTCCTCGGCCTGGTTGCGATCGTGCTGGCCCTCTCCTACGACCGCCTGGATGGGGTGCCGTTATCGGTCCTGATGGTCTATCCATTCGCCTTGTCGGCGCTGCTTGGCACGCCGCGGCTGTTGTACCGCGCCTGGAAGGACTACCAGATCGCGCACTCCGGCGATGCTGCTCAGCGCGTGTTGATCCTGGGTGCCGGTCGCGCTGCCGAGGGACTGGTTCGCGATCTGCGCCGCACCGGTGCGTTCGTGCCGGTCGGCTTCCTGGACGATGCCAACAACCTGCATGGCGCAAAGATCCAGGGTCTCAACGTGCTGGGGAATCTTGATCAGGCCGCCTCGATCGCCAAGGAAACCGCCGCCAAGCTGCTGGTGATCGCCATACCGTCGTTGGATGCTTCCGGCATGCAGCGCGTGGTGGCGATCTGCGAAAGCACGGGCCTGCCATTCCGGATGGTACCCAAGCTGATCAACGTGCTGGAAGGACGCTCGCTGCCCGGCGAACTGAAAGAAGTCGCCATCGAGGACCTGCTCAATCGCAAGCCTGTCACTCCCGACTGGCGGCTGATCCGCGACTGGCTGACCAACAAGACCGTGATGGTGACCGGTGCCGGTGGTTCGATCGGTTCGGAAGTCTGCCGCCAGTGCGCCCGACATGGTGCGCGCCGGATCGTGCTGCTGGAGATCGACGAGCTGGCATTGCTGACCATCGACTCGGATTTGCGCCGGTTGTTTCCGGATATCGAGGTGGTGCGCATCCTCGGCGATTGCGGCGATCCGGCCGTGGTGGCGCATGCGCTCAACACGGCGACCCCGGACGCGGTGTTCCATGCCGCGGCCTACAAGCAGGTGCCGCTGCTGGAAGAGCAGTTGCGCGAGGCGGTACGCAACAATGTGCTGGCCACCGAGAACGTGGCGCGTGCCTGCCAGCGGGCGCGTATCGAAACCTTCGTGTTCATTTCCACCGACAAGGCGGTCGAGCCCGTCAATGTGCTGGGCGCCAGCAAGCGCTACGCGGAGATGATCTGCCAGAGTCTTGACGCACGCGATGCACCGACGCGCTTCATCACGGTGCGCTTCGGCAACGTGCTGGACTCGGCCGGCAGCGTGGTGCCGCTGTTCCGCGAACAGATCCGCCAGGGTGGCCCGGTCACGGTGACGCACCCGGATGTGACGCGTTATTTCATGACCATTCCCGAGGCGTGCCAGCTGGTGATCCAGGCCGCGGCATCCGCCTCGCATGGCGCGATCTACACGCTGGACATGGGCGAGCCGGTGCCGATCCGGCTGCTGGCCGAGCAGATGATCCGCCTGGCCGGCAAGCAGCCGGGCAAGGACGTGGCCATCCTCTATACCGGCCTGCGGCCGGGCGAGAAGTTGCATGAGACGCTGTTCTATTCCGACGAGGACTATCGGCCTACCGCGCATCCCAAGATCCTGGAAGCCGGCGTGCGCGAGTTCTCGCACGAGCAGGTGTTGCAGCTGGTGACTCGCCTGCGCGAAGCGGTTAATCGTTATGACATCAAGGCGATGGAGACTGTGCTGGGCAGTCTGATGCCAGATTTCGCGGCTGCTCGACGGAAAGTCGACGCGCGATCTGATACGGTCGTTCCATTCCCCGCACGTGAGGTCAGAAGACTGTAA
- a CDS encoding MraY family glycosyltransferase: MPSIWLWCALHLTIAALGTWLLRRYALHRRLLDHPGERRSHSVATPRGGGMAIVAAILSGCVAACMLWPASRLPVGWFAFGLVLVAGVGWWDDHRPLSARLRFAIHLAASASLGWLVIHYTGNVLDGVLSAAACVVLINVWNFMDGINGLAASQAALAALAFAAVVPAAWSFAGLAVAAACLGFLPFNFPRARIFLGDGGSGALGYVLAALLALSVVQGPAGWWIGWIPLTAFLVDAGFTLLSRMLAGHRWWEPHSLHVYQRLARRVGSHVPVTGIYFAFSVIAVCLYVLIRHDGAWLQVAGAVIWGLGVAASWYFLRAGLRNF; this comes from the coding sequence ATGCCCTCGATCTGGCTGTGGTGCGCATTGCATCTGACGATTGCAGCGCTGGGAACCTGGCTGCTGCGTCGCTATGCGCTGCATCGCCGTCTACTCGACCACCCGGGTGAGCGACGAAGCCATTCGGTTGCCACTCCACGTGGCGGCGGCATGGCCATCGTTGCGGCGATCCTTTCCGGATGCGTGGCAGCCTGCATGCTCTGGCCAGCGTCGCGGCTGCCGGTCGGCTGGTTTGCGTTTGGTCTGGTCCTGGTCGCCGGGGTCGGCTGGTGGGACGATCATCGGCCGTTGTCGGCCAGGCTGCGCTTTGCCATCCACCTGGCCGCATCGGCATCGCTTGGATGGCTGGTCATCCATTACACCGGCAATGTCCTGGACGGCGTTCTCAGCGCAGCCGCCTGCGTGGTGCTGATCAATGTCTGGAACTTCATGGACGGCATCAACGGGTTGGCGGCCAGCCAGGCGGCGTTGGCAGCACTGGCGTTCGCTGCGGTGGTTCCCGCTGCGTGGTCGTTCGCCGGGCTGGCAGTGGCCGCGGCATGCCTGGGGTTTCTCCCCTTCAACTTCCCGCGTGCGCGCATCTTCCTTGGCGATGGTGGCAGTGGGGCATTGGGCTACGTGCTGGCCGCCTTGCTCGCGCTGAGCGTCGTGCAAGGGCCGGCGGGCTGGTGGATCGGCTGGATACCCCTGACCGCCTTTCTTGTAGACGCCGGCTTCACGCTATTGTCTCGCATGCTTGCCGGACACCGCTGGTGGGAGCCGCACTCCCTGCACGTGTATCAGCGTCTGGCGCGCCGGGTCGGCAGCCATGTTCCGGTAACTGGTATTTACTTCGCTTTCAGTGTCATTGCCGTCTGCTTGTATGTGTTAATTCGTCATGATGGGGCTTGGCTGCAGGTCGCCGGTGCTGTCATCTGGGGCCTGGGCGTTGCTGCCAGTTGGTACTTTCTGCGCGCCGGACTGCGCAATTTCTGA
- the lapB gene encoding lipopolysaccharide assembly protein LapB, giving the protein MDFLTEWFWFFLFLPLAALSGWIVGRRGGQRHGDTQVSRLSSTYFRGLNYLLNEQPDKAIELFLHIAELDKETFETQVALGHLFRRRGEVDRAIRLHQGLVQRGDLTDQQRVQALLALGEDYMKSGLLDRAETVFTELAQLDQRAPQALRHLIGIYQAERDWEKAIDNATRYEEVTGEPMGKLISQFECELADRYRGLGKADEALQAIARAYQADGTSVRAGILEGRIEAERGHDEAAVRAFERAARHDPEYLPEIIPALMAAYRRVGDIAGARNFLSEMTEHYRGIAPVLALTQLMEAQDGVAPALAYLGRQLKDRPSVRGESALIELTLAEGSDPVGTLQDLKHITDQLLVRNPSYRCTRCGFGAKTHHWQCPSCKEWGTVKPLLNYAVV; this is encoded by the coding sequence ATGGACTTCCTGACCGAGTGGTTCTGGTTTTTCCTGTTCCTGCCGCTGGCGGCGCTGAGTGGCTGGATCGTCGGTCGGCGTGGTGGCCAGCGCCATGGCGATACCCAGGTCAGTCGTCTGTCGAGCACGTATTTCCGCGGCCTGAACTATCTGCTCAACGAGCAGCCGGACAAGGCGATCGAGCTGTTCCTGCACATCGCCGAGCTGGACAAGGAAACCTTCGAGACGCAGGTTGCGCTGGGTCATCTGTTCCGCCGCCGCGGCGAGGTCGATCGCGCCATCCGGCTGCATCAGGGACTGGTGCAGCGCGGTGACCTGACCGACCAACAACGCGTGCAGGCCCTGCTTGCCTTGGGCGAGGACTACATGAAGTCCGGTCTGCTGGACCGGGCTGAAACGGTGTTCACCGAACTGGCGCAGCTCGATCAACGCGCGCCGCAGGCGTTGCGCCATCTGATCGGCATCTACCAGGCCGAACGCGATTGGGAAAAGGCGATCGATAACGCCACCCGCTACGAGGAAGTCACCGGCGAGCCCATGGGCAAGCTGATTTCCCAGTTCGAGTGCGAACTGGCAGACCGTTACCGCGGGCTGGGCAAGGCCGATGAGGCCCTGCAGGCCATCGCACGCGCCTATCAGGCCGATGGCACCTCCGTGCGGGCCGGTATTCTGGAGGGGCGGATCGAGGCCGAGCGTGGTCATGATGAGGCGGCGGTGCGGGCATTCGAGCGCGCGGCGCGGCACGACCCGGAATATCTGCCGGAGATCATTCCCGCGTTGATGGCGGCGTATCGCCGGGTCGGCGACATTGCCGGCGCGCGCAATTTCCTGTCCGAGATGACCGAGCACTATCGCGGCATCGCGCCGGTGCTGGCGCTGACCCAGTTGATGGAGGCGCAGGACGGAGTGGCGCCTGCCTTGGCCTATCTCGGCCGCCAGCTCAAGGATCGTCCATCGGTGCGCGGAGAGTCGGCGCTGATCGAGCTGACCCTGGCCGAGGGCAGCGATCCGGTCGGAACCCTGCAGGATCTCAAGCACATCACCGACCAGCTGCTGGTGCGCAACCCCAGCTATCGCTGTACGCGCTGCGGTTTCGGTGCCAAGACGCATCATTGGCAGTGCCCAAGCTGCAAGGAATGGGGCACCGTCAAGCCGCTGTTGAACTACGCGGTGGTCTAG
- a CDS encoding lipopolysaccharide assembly protein LapA domain-containing protein, whose product MKVFRLLVMLAFLLVGLIIGAVNSQDVTLDFLFSSVHTTSGVAIIVALLVGVLIGAGMVLVSVVIPLYSKLRQANKAVVVSRADARPVAPAAVEPRPLDGL is encoded by the coding sequence ATGAAGGTGTTTCGCTTGCTGGTGATGCTGGCATTCCTGTTGGTCGGCCTGATCATCGGTGCGGTCAATTCCCAGGACGTCACTCTCGATTTCCTGTTTTCCAGTGTGCATACGACCTCCGGGGTCGCGATCATCGTCGCGCTGCTGGTCGGTGTGTTGATCGGTGCCGGCATGGTGCTGGTCAGCGTGGTCATTCCCCTCTATTCCAAGCTGCGCCAGGCCAACAAGGCTGTCGTGGTCAGTCGTGCCGACGCCAGGCCTGTTGCGCCTGCCGCCGTCGAGCCGCGCCCCCTCGATGGACTTTGA
- a CDS encoding integration host factor subunit beta, which produces MTKSELIEILARRQAHLKSDDVDLAVKSLLEMMGQALSDGDRIEIRGFGSFSLHYRPPRLGRNPKTGESVALPGKHVPHFKPGKELRERVSSVVPVDLADAAD; this is translated from the coding sequence ATGACCAAGTCCGAATTGATTGAAATCCTGGCGCGACGCCAAGCGCATCTGAAGTCGGACGATGTGGATCTGGCAGTCAAGTCGCTGCTGGAGATGATGGGGCAGGCGCTGTCCGATGGTGATCGGATCGAAATCCGCGGGTTCGGCAGTTTCTCGCTGCATTACCGCCCGCCACGGTTGGGGCGCAATCCCAAGACCGGCGAATCGGTCGCGTTGCCGGGCAAGCATGTTCCGCACTTCAAGCCAGGCAAGGAATTGCGCGAGCGCGTCAGCTCCGTGGTACCGGTCGATCTGGCCGATGCGGCAGACTGA